The Haloarcula sp. CBA1127 genomic interval CCGTGGCGACACATCTGAAATCGGAGTCCAGCTCGTTGGAGTGCAGTTTGGAGGTGTTGAGCGCCATCAACGAGAAAGACGGCAGTTTCGACATCGTGTTTTTGCTGAAGTTCGCGCAGGAAAATTTCTGTGAGGGTGGTCGTAGTCGTCGCAAATAGCCGGACGTGAAGCAGTTCGTTCGATTGCGGATCGGCGGCGGCGTACAGCCAGAATTGCTGATCGTTGATCCGAATCACTGTTTCGTCGAGTGCAATCTGATTCGGTGATTTACCCGAGTCTGGCTGTAGATCGGCTTTCTGCACCCAATCGTGAATCGCTTTTCGACTCCGTTGGACACCCAGTGCTTCGAGCAATTCGACGGTATTCGACAGTGAAAGTCCTGCAACGTGCGATTGAATACCCAACGCCATCGCGGACTCGGGTGTCCGCTCACGCTCCACAAAATCCAAATCAATCCACTCTCTACTACCACTGAGGCGGGTGATTTCTGGCATGAACCACCGAGAAATTCTCCCGCCTCACTTTTGATGCTTAACTAAACACGACCGCCTAACGTGTGCGGGAACTTTTTTATCCACTGCCATGTTACAACACACCATGGAAGACACGTCACCCGGCGTCGAGGACCCGCCTATTAACGACGACGGCCTCACAGAGGTCGAGGAGTTCGATAGCCTCGCCGGGATTCTCGCCGACGGTGTCGTCGGTGCTGCCGGCGGGCTGGTCGGGACAGCGATGATGTCGGTCGTCTTCCTCATCGCCCAGTCACTGGGCGCGTTCAGTCTCGACGACTTCGCAATCCTCACCGAACTTGTGGGTCTGACCGGCTACGTTCCGGAGGTACTGTTCGGCTTCTTCATTTTCCTCGGTGGCGGGATGTTCCCGTGGCCGCTGCTGTTCGCTTCGCTGAAAGCGTACCTCCCGGGCCAGTCCGATCCCGTCAGCGGCGCGTTCTTCGGCGG includes:
- a CDS encoding IS6 family transposase encodes the protein MPEITRLSGSREWIDLDFVERERTPESAMALGIQSHVAGLSLSNTVELLEALGVQRSRKAIHDWVQKADLQPDSGKSPNQIALDETVIRINDQQFWLYAAADPQSNELLHVRLFATTTTTLTEIFLRELQQKHDVETAVFLVDGAQHLQTALQRAGLRFQMCRHGNRNAVERIFRELKRRTSSFSNCFSHVKPETAENWLQSFARWHNATN
- a CDS encoding DUF6789 family protein, which gives rise to MEDTSPGVEDPPINDDGLTEVEEFDSLAGILADGVVGAAGGLVGTAMMSVVFLIAQSLGAFSLDDFAILTELVGLTGYVPEVLFGFFIFLGGGMFPWPLLFASLKAYLPGQSDPVSGAFFGGAMWTGFVLAFYTDQSGLTLVLYAVLTLIAHVVYGIGLGAVFNYFSTRPDSIV